Proteins encoded within one genomic window of Arachis ipaensis cultivar K30076 chromosome B08, Araip1.1, whole genome shotgun sequence:
- the LOC107612258 gene encoding gibberellin 3-beta-dioxygenase 1: MTTLSEAYREHPLHLRHIIPLDFSSISTLPDSHAWFHDHDRDSDEEQNRDHDHDDDGGIPSIPIIDLADPNAMELMGMACENWGAFQLKNHGVSMSDIEEVEKEAKRFFDLPTDQKLKALRSPGGATGYGRARISPFFPKFMWHEGFTIMGSPSSDAMKIWPNDYQTFCDKIEIFQKQMKALAEKLTRMIFNLLEIPEQEKKWVGSTNSNNGAIQLNFYPVCPEPNRAMGLAPHTDTSLFTILHQNQTNGLQIFKEGKGWVHVNPNPNSLIVHTGDFLHIISNARFKCALHRVVVKRTKKRYSLAYFHNPPLDYVISPLVVNSNDARFRRVSVKEYFGIKAKNFGEALSLISTS, translated from the exons atgaccACTCTATCTGAGGCCTATAGAGAGCACCCTCTTCACCTTAGACACATTATCCCTTTAGacttttcttcaatttcaaccttacCTGATTCCCACGCATGGTTTCATGATCATGATCGCGATTCTGATGAGGAACAGAATCGCGAtcatgatcatgatgatgatggGGGGATTCCATCCATACCCATCATCGATCTCGCGGATCCGAATGCAATGGAGCTCATGGGGATGGCATGTGAGAATTGGGGTGCCTTCCAATTGAAGAACCATGGTGTTTCAATGAGTGATATTGAAGAGGTTGAGAAAGAAGCTAAGAGGTTCTTTGATCTTCCAACGGATCAAAAATTGAAGGCATTAAGATCACCTGGTGGGGCCACAGGGTATGGAAGGGCAAGAATTTCACCATTTTTTCCAAAGTTCATGTGGCATGAAGGTTTCACCATCATGGGTTCTCCTTCTTCAGATGCTATGAAGATTTGGCCTAATGATTATCAAACGTTTTG TGATAAGATAGAGATATTTCAAAAGCAAATGAAGGCACTAGCTGAGAAACTAACAAGAATGATATTCAACTTGTTAGAAATTCCAGAGCAAGAAAAAAAGTGGGTTGGTTCAACCAACTCGAATAACGGAGCCATTCAACTAAATTTCTACCCGGTTTGTCCTGAGCCGAACCGGGCCATGGGTTTAGCCCCTCACACGGACACATCCCTATTCACAATCCTCCACCAAAACCAAACCAATGGcctccaaatctttaaagaagGGAAGGGTTGGGTTCAtgtaaaccctaaccctaattccctTATTGTTCACACCGGTGATTTCTTGCACATTATTTCCAATGCAAGATTTAAATGTGCACTTCACCGTGTGGTTGTGAAGAGAACAAAAAAACGTTACTCTTTGGCTTATTTCCATAATCCACCATTGGATTATGTGATTTCTCCTTTGGTGGTGAATTCTAATGATGCAAGATTTCGTAGGGTTAGTGTGAAGGAGTATTTTGGGATTAAGGCAAAGAATTTTGGTGAAGCACTTTCTTTGATTAGTACTAGCTAG
- the LOC107613199 gene encoding coiled-coil domain-containing protein 93, which yields MEDNEDSSTLHQILDLFFSAGYVEAVNSDAPPSHKIAHGLSWCFASLDASYSTITGGDNAEFIEEALRSVGCPHYLRSSHVRDLDTEAILPVVQWLTLRVRSTQEPGEVHSEHVVQGDEQSLWGLDKELEKAEISIKTLTENLDELKHRKTNVLEQLDHIRNRINKEGADSVVQKLISLMTSLKDLERQEDHFQSNCDSEHSELLAEINELEAKIANDCDSKSLSDGLHHSISELHEKVHLEKKQLAAKLRDILAMRRQIDDLPCQSEINQYERRLSELYAQIQGKHRQTRKYYATYNALLEMKELMLKETSLLNSIISQFQEAFSSMDGRAKLVHSMEGIVKGSQQKLDKVQLGLEEEERVRNDIKNRYAAAVGEQKRCYSLLKAFQVECAKNERFRSQSWE from the exons ATGGAAGACAACGAAGACTCCTCCACTCTTCACCAGATTCTAGATCTCTTTTTCTCCGCCGGTTACGTTGAAGCCGTAAACTCCGACGCGCCGCCGTCTCACAAAATCGCCCACGGCCTTTCCTGGTGCTTCGCCTCCCTGGACGCCTCCTATTCCACCATAAC AGGTGGTGACAATGCAGAGTTCATTGAGGAAGCTCTGAGATCAGTAGGATGCCCGCACTATCTTCGATCCTCTCATGTTCGAGATCTTGATACTGAAGCTATTCTCCCTGTAGTGCAATGGCTTACGCTACGTGTTCGATCAACACAAGAACCTGGTGAG GTTCACTCTGAACATGTTGTTCAAGGGGATGAACAGTCACTGTGGGGGCTCGACAAGGAGTTAGAGAAAGCAGAAATTTCCATAAAGACATTGACTGAAAACTTGGATGAACTG AAACACAGGAAGACAAATGTTTTGGAACAGTTAGATCATATACGAAACCGAATCAACAAGGAGGGTGCTGATTCTGTGGTACAGAAGCTCATATCCTTAATGACGTCTTTGAAG GATCTTGAAAGGCAGGAAGACCACTTTCAGTCTAATTGTGATTCTGAACATTCAGAACTTCTAGCTGAGATCAATGAATTAGAGGCAAAAATAGCAAATGATTGTGATAGCAAGAGCCTCTCGGATGGGCTACATCATTCTATAAGTGAATTACATGAAAAAGTTCATTTGGAGAAAAAG CAACTTGCTGCTAAGCTGAGGGATATTCTGGCAATGAGACGACAGATCGATGACCTACCATGCCAGTCAGAGATCAACCA GTATGAACGCCGGCTCTCAGAACTGTATGCTCAAATCCAG GGAAAACATCGACAAACCCGTAAATACTATGCTACCTACAATGCTCTTTTGGAAATGAAAGAATTGATGCTAAAGGAAACATCCTTATTGAATTCAATCATTTCACAG TTTCAAGAGGCCTTCAGTAGTATGGATGGTCGTGCAAAACTTGTTCATTCCATGGAAGGAATTGTCAAGGGCAGTCAACAG AAGCTAGATAAGGTTCAATTAGGGCTTGAAGAAGAGGAGAGAGTACGTAATGATATTAAGAATAGGTATGCTGCGGCTGTGGGTGAACAAAAACGTTGCTATTCTCTGTTAAAGGCTTTTCAG GTAGAATGCGCCAAGAATGAGAGGTTTCGTAGTCAAAGTTGGGAGTAA